In Mongoliitalea daihaiensis, one DNA window encodes the following:
- a CDS encoding efflux RND transporter periplasmic adaptor subunit, with amino-acid sequence MKKQTKIILTIAIAAVVAVIFIYPRKDTFFGKDKETSNAGPAAAAPGQGAPLPVNVVELRPERLENNLNITGTIIPNETVNLRPEIPGLVTKVSFKEGEFVKKGTPLLYLNDDELKAQYERLSYTKKLFESQENRQKQLLEKEAISQEEYDIVLNQFNTNLADLRLVEAQLNKTIIRAPFDGVVGLRQISEGSVIGTADVIANIVNIDPVKIEFSIPERYANRVQLGSKIFFTNDSDGGDVEGTVYAYEPSIETGTRTLRIRATSPNKNRRFLPGMFVRIRYVLGIDEDALMVPSEAIIPELSGYKVFIVNAESKVEERQVTIGTRTDSYVQIMDGVKNGDLVLTTGVLQVRGGMPVNYKKIN; translated from the coding sequence ATGAAAAAACAAACCAAAATTATTTTAACTATTGCGATCGCTGCTGTGGTTGCGGTCATTTTTATTTACCCAAGAAAAGACACCTTTTTTGGTAAAGATAAGGAAACTAGCAATGCCGGACCTGCGGCCGCTGCACCTGGCCAAGGAGCTCCGTTACCAGTCAATGTAGTGGAACTACGACCGGAGCGATTGGAAAATAATTTAAATATTACGGGAACCATTATCCCCAATGAAACAGTAAATCTTCGCCCTGAAATCCCAGGCTTGGTAACCAAGGTTTCTTTTAAAGAAGGCGAGTTTGTTAAAAAAGGCACGCCTTTGCTTTACTTAAACGACGATGAACTCAAAGCGCAGTACGAGCGTCTGTCTTACACCAAAAAACTTTTTGAAAGTCAGGAGAATAGACAAAAGCAATTGCTTGAAAAAGAAGCGATTTCACAAGAAGAGTATGACATCGTTTTGAATCAGTTCAATACCAACTTGGCAGATTTACGACTGGTAGAAGCCCAGCTGAATAAGACAATCATCAGAGCTCCATTTGACGGAGTAGTCGGTTTGAGACAAATCTCTGAGGGTAGTGTTATAGGAACAGCAGATGTTATCGCCAATATTGTTAACATTGATCCAGTAAAAATTGAGTTTTCGATCCCCGAGCGCTACGCCAACAGGGTTCAACTTGGATCGAAAATATTTTTTACCAACGATTCGGATGGTGGAGATGTAGAGGGCACTGTATATGCCTATGAGCCAAGCATTGAAACAGGAACACGTACGTTGAGGATTCGTGCTACGAGTCCAAACAAAAATCGTCGCTTCCTTCCAGGAATGTTTGTTAGAATCCGGTATGTATTAGGAATAGATGAAGATGCATTAATGGTGCCTTCGGAGGCCATTATCCCTGAACTCAGTGGATACAAAGTATTTATTGTAAATGCCGAAAGCAAAGTGGAAGAACGGCAGGTAACGATCGGAACAAGAACGGACAGTTATGTCCAGATAATGGATGGTGTAAAAAATGGTGACCTGGTTTTGACCACGGGAGTTTTGCAAGTACGAGGTGGAATGCCTGTCAATTACAAAAAAATTAACTAA
- a CDS encoding efflux RND transporter permease subunit, with translation MASLSTISIRRPVLAIVMSLTILLFGIIGISFLGIREFPSVDPPIINVRTTYVGANADVIEAQITEPLEEAINGIAGIKSLTSTSNDGTSNITVEFDVGADLEAAANDVRDKVSGAVRRLPPDAEPPVVSKADSDSQPIVFLNVQSDQRNLMELSDLANNVFKERLQTIPGVSTVQIWGEKRYAIRLRIDPLKMASYGITPSDVLSKVQTENVELPSGRIEGSSIELSVRTKSRLNSPQEFNDLIIKEDQNSIVRFQDIGKAELAALNERTVLKRDGIPMVGVVLVPLPGSNNIEIVDEFYKRLAIIEKDIPEDIKLGIGFDSTKFIRNSIKEVQETIFIAFLLVVSIIFLFLRDWRTTFIPVLTIPISLIGVFFIMYLMGFSINVLTLLGIVLSIGLVVDDAIVVLENIYSRIEKGENPDKAAEKGAEEIFFAVIATTVALAAVFLPVIFLTGTTGRLFREFGIVVAGAVIISSFVALTMTPMLSSKLLKKREKQNAFYNLTEPIFEWLNEKYSIALHAFMKIRWSAFVIILLMSLGIYQFFQIIPTELSPIEDRGEMRVNLSGPEGATFGYMDDVLNEMTTDFIQLIPEEERAGIITVTSPGFGTASTNSGFLRLILTDASERSRSQQEIFNQVQGKLRDYTAVRAFGTQPPSIGDRRAGLPVQYVIQAPTLDKLKEVIPEFLNQANQSPIFSFADVNLKFTKPEIEVEIDRQKARNIGVSVQEIARTLQLSYSGQRFGYFIMNGKQYEVIGEMQIQDRNEPINLRMLYVRADNGELVQLDNLVSIKEKSTPPQLYRFNRFVSATISAQLAEGYTIGVGLDEMDRIADEVLDESFSTDLAGLSKEFRDSSNSLIFAFLFALVLIYLVLSAQFESFKDPLTIMFTVPLALFGALFSLWYFDFTLNIFSQIGIIMLIGLVTKNGILIVEFANQRKAQGLSVDEAIIGAAAARFRPILMTSLSTILGILPIALALGAGAESRVPMGVAVIGGLMFSTLLTLFVIPAIYTYLTSKKGRLARV, from the coding sequence ATGGCTAGTTTATCAACGATTAGTATTAGAAGACCTGTCTTGGCAATTGTGATGTCATTGACAATTCTTTTATTCGGAATTATCGGTATCTCTTTTCTCGGAATCCGTGAGTTTCCAAGTGTGGATCCACCGATCATCAATGTACGAACCACCTATGTAGGTGCAAATGCTGATGTTATTGAAGCTCAGATCACTGAACCTCTGGAAGAGGCAATCAATGGTATCGCGGGGATCAAATCTCTGACGTCCACAAGTAATGATGGAACCAGTAATATCACGGTAGAATTTGATGTGGGGGCTGATCTAGAAGCTGCTGCGAATGACGTGCGAGATAAAGTATCCGGTGCCGTCAGAAGGTTACCCCCTGATGCGGAACCGCCCGTAGTGTCTAAGGCCGATTCTGATTCCCAGCCAATTGTATTCTTGAATGTCCAAAGTGATCAGAGGAATCTGATGGAGCTCTCGGACTTAGCCAATAATGTATTCAAAGAAAGGCTGCAAACCATCCCTGGAGTCAGCACCGTACAGATTTGGGGGGAAAAGCGCTACGCTATCCGCTTACGCATAGACCCTCTAAAGATGGCCTCTTACGGAATCACACCGTCTGATGTCTTGAGTAAAGTACAAACAGAAAACGTAGAACTTCCATCAGGAAGAATTGAGGGTTCTTCAATTGAACTTTCCGTCCGTACCAAAAGCCGTCTAAACTCCCCGCAAGAATTCAATGATCTTATTATCAAAGAAGATCAGAACAGCATTGTTCGATTCCAAGATATAGGAAAAGCCGAGTTAGCCGCCTTGAATGAACGGACTGTTTTGAAAAGAGATGGGATCCCTATGGTAGGGGTCGTGCTAGTACCTTTGCCCGGTTCCAATAATATTGAGATCGTAGATGAGTTTTACAAAAGACTGGCAATCATTGAAAAAGATATACCCGAAGATATCAAACTGGGAATAGGTTTTGACTCCACCAAATTTATCCGAAACTCAATTAAAGAGGTGCAAGAAACTATTTTCATTGCCTTCTTATTGGTGGTATCGATCATTTTCTTATTCCTCCGAGACTGGAGGACTACCTTTATCCCGGTATTGACCATCCCTATATCGCTTATCGGAGTATTCTTTATCATGTATTTGATGGGCTTTTCCATCAACGTTTTAACACTTTTGGGTATTGTATTATCCATTGGTCTTGTCGTAGATGATGCCATTGTAGTGTTGGAAAATATTTATTCTCGTATTGAAAAAGGAGAAAACCCTGATAAGGCCGCGGAAAAAGGTGCTGAGGAAATCTTCTTTGCTGTAATTGCAACTACTGTTGCGCTTGCGGCTGTATTCTTACCGGTAATTTTCTTGACTGGTACGACGGGCCGATTATTTAGGGAATTTGGAATAGTTGTAGCTGGTGCAGTCATTATCTCCTCATTTGTAGCCTTGACGATGACGCCTATGCTGAGCTCAAAGCTTTTGAAAAAGCGAGAAAAGCAAAATGCCTTCTATAACCTTACCGAGCCTATATTCGAATGGTTGAATGAAAAGTACAGCATTGCCTTACATGCTTTCATGAAAATCAGATGGAGTGCATTTGTGATCATATTGTTGATGAGTTTAGGGATTTATCAATTTTTCCAGATTATCCCGACTGAGCTATCTCCCATAGAGGATCGGGGGGAAATGCGAGTCAACTTATCTGGACCAGAAGGTGCTACTTTCGGATATATGGATGATGTACTGAATGAAATGACAACAGATTTCATACAGCTTATTCCGGAGGAAGAAAGAGCTGGAATCATTACAGTGACTTCTCCTGGCTTTGGAACAGCGAGTACTAATTCGGGTTTTCTTCGCTTGATTCTAACCGATGCGAGCGAGCGATCCAGGTCTCAGCAAGAGATCTTCAATCAAGTTCAGGGAAAACTGAGGGATTATACTGCTGTAAGAGCCTTCGGAACTCAGCCTCCGTCCATAGGCGATAGAAGAGCTGGCCTTCCAGTACAATATGTCATCCAAGCACCAACGCTTGATAAGCTCAAAGAAGTGATCCCTGAATTCTTAAATCAGGCCAATCAAAGCCCGATTTTTAGTTTTGCTGATGTAAACTTGAAATTTACGAAGCCTGAAATTGAAGTAGAAATTGATCGCCAAAAAGCAAGAAATATTGGTGTATCAGTACAAGAGATTGCACGAACCTTACAGCTATCCTACTCAGGCCAACGTTTTGGATATTTCATTATGAATGGCAAGCAGTACGAGGTAATTGGAGAAATGCAGATTCAAGATAGAAATGAACCGATCAATTTAAGAATGCTCTACGTGCGCGCGGATAATGGAGAACTTGTTCAGTTAGACAACTTGGTATCGATCAAAGAAAAGAGTACACCTCCACAACTCTACAGATTTAACCGTTTTGTCAGTGCGACCATCTCCGCTCAATTGGCCGAAGGGTATACAATTGGTGTAGGCTTGGATGAAATGGATCGAATTGCAGATGAAGTACTGGACGAATCATTCAGTACCGACTTAGCTGGATTATCCAAAGAATTTAGAGATAGTTCTAACAGCTTAATATTTGCTTTCCTATTTGCTTTAGTCTTGATCTATCTTGTGCTATCTGCGCAGTTTGAAAGTTTCAAGGACCCTCTAACCATTATGTTTACCGTACCGTTGGCACTCTTTGGAGCTTTATTTTCTCTATGGTATTTTGATTTCACCTTGAATATCTTCAGTCAAATTGGAATCATTATGCTGATAGGGCTAGTAACCAAAAATGGTATCTTGATCGTGGAGTTTGCCAATCAGCGAAAAGCACAAGGCCTATCGGTTGATGAAGCGATAATTGGTGCGGCGGCAGCTAGATTTAGACCCATCTTGATGACGAGTTTATCGACCATTCTAGGAATACTTCCCATAGCCTTAGCACTTGGTGCCGGTGCAGAAAGTAGAGTACCCATGGGCGTGGCAGTTATTGGAGGATTGATGTTTTCTACCCTTCTGACCTTATTTGTAATTCCTGCGATCTATACTTATCTCACATCTAAAAAAGGACGTTTAGCCAGAGTTTGA
- a CDS encoding MltF family protein: MRKFVYIVSLFSVLFLFGVQCTPKEQVIVEENFWENPTSLDLEEIQKRGFIRAIVDNSTTSYYIYKGRRMGYEFEMLKNLAAHLGVRLHLIVKSDIQEAFKLLNQGKADIIAMNFEVHESRFHLASFSEPLGQMGTVLVQREGASKIQSWEELDGKTIHIRKDAIYKSQLCAIQEQYEINLTIIESNLDSDALIKQVQAGKIAFTIADKVEALVNATYHSNLNIDWEIAPKADVAWAVRKNAPRLQEELNQWIDSKTGSGYVQTLYAKYFKNSNNSHYRSTSTFSSVAGNRISPYDEIIQKGAEQLGWDWRLLASLVYKESNFNSQAESYAGAQGLLQLMPVTLQRFGVQNPQDPLESLMGGVNYLKYLDKFWKERVPETNERIQFILASYNVGHGHVEDAWRLAIKYGKNTQLWENVSIFLELKSNPMYYKDPVVKSGYAKGHMAVNYVEEILLIYESYRTLISP, encoded by the coding sequence ATGCGAAAATTCGTATACATAGTAAGTTTATTTAGTGTCTTATTTCTTTTTGGAGTTCAATGCACACCAAAAGAACAAGTGATCGTAGAAGAAAACTTTTGGGAAAACCCAACTTCTTTAGACTTAGAAGAAATTCAAAAAAGAGGTTTCATTCGGGCTATTGTAGATAACTCCACCACGAGTTATTACATTTACAAAGGGCGAAGAATGGGATATGAGTTTGAAATGCTGAAAAATCTTGCCGCCCATTTGGGGGTTCGCCTTCACTTAATTGTCAAATCTGATATTCAGGAAGCTTTCAAATTATTAAATCAAGGAAAAGCAGACATTATTGCCATGAACTTTGAAGTTCATGAAAGTCGTTTTCATCTAGCTTCTTTTTCAGAACCACTCGGACAAATGGGTACTGTACTCGTACAACGTGAAGGTGCTTCCAAAATCCAATCGTGGGAAGAACTGGATGGCAAGACTATTCATATCCGTAAAGATGCAATCTATAAATCTCAGTTGTGCGCTATTCAGGAACAGTATGAAATCAATCTTACTATCATTGAATCCAACTTGGATAGTGATGCACTTATTAAGCAAGTACAGGCTGGCAAAATAGCGTTTACAATAGCCGATAAGGTAGAAGCCTTAGTTAATGCAACCTATCATTCCAACTTGAATATTGATTGGGAAATAGCCCCTAAAGCTGATGTAGCATGGGCTGTTAGAAAAAATGCTCCAAGACTGCAAGAAGAATTAAATCAATGGATTGATTCTAAAACAGGTTCAGGATATGTGCAAACGTTGTATGCTAAGTATTTTAAAAATTCTAACAACTCCCACTACCGTTCTACCTCAACATTTTCTTCGGTAGCAGGTAACCGTATCTCCCCTTACGATGAAATCATCCAAAAAGGAGCCGAGCAACTAGGCTGGGACTGGAGATTACTGGCATCACTTGTCTACAAAGAATCAAATTTCAATTCTCAAGCGGAGTCATATGCAGGAGCTCAGGGATTATTACAGCTAATGCCAGTGACCTTGCAACGGTTTGGGGTTCAAAACCCGCAAGATCCATTAGAAAGCTTGATGGGTGGTGTTAATTACCTAAAATATTTAGACAAATTTTGGAAAGAGCGTGTTCCTGAAACCAATGAACGCATTCAATTTATATTAGCATCTTACAATGTTGGGCATGGTCATGTGGAGGATGCTTGGCGCCTCGCAATTAAATATGGAAAAAACACACAACTTTGGGAAAATGTTAGTATATTTCTTGAACTTAAATCAAATCCTATGTACTACAAGGATCCTGTTGTCAAAAGTGGTTACGCCAAAGGACACATGGCAGTCAATTATGTAGAGGAAATTTTATTGATTTATGAATCTTATAGAACCCTAATAAGTCCCTAA
- a CDS encoding TolC family protein, which yields MKKLFLIVIVILFSHLSLHAQDEIMDLEKAVLMGLDRNYGLKIAQNDVNVAERNVKIGVGTFFMPTLTGTFLNSFNREDVTQQFANSNEQNQIPAAGTENENYSLVGFYGFRPDAIFTVKVLGELEKISELQAKVLVENTVAAISSAYYRLVLEQQRYNVLQTTLELSQARLDIAKARYELGGAGKRDFLTAQVDYNADLSLLVNQDLIIKNSRINLNELLAQIPSYQYQVNDTIVVDKNLLLEDLVENAYIHNKQFLVAQRQENAAFLSIKEAQAARLPQINLNAAYNKNTFTSEAGFLLLNQRQGYNYGVNLSLPIFSGLTINRRIQNAKVERNSASLALQDMEIQMVSDIQRAYNTYNTNIQLLDIEFSNYKTAVESADIALERFRLGIADYLQFRDAQVNLLTAENRLLTALFNIKEMEIELMRLSGRIYFQGDSAGFRLGLP from the coding sequence ATGAAAAAGCTATTTTTAATTGTCATTGTAATTCTATTCTCTCATTTATCCCTGCATGCTCAAGATGAGATCATGGATTTAGAGAAGGCCGTATTGATGGGCTTGGATAGAAACTATGGACTCAAGATTGCCCAAAATGATGTCAATGTGGCCGAAAGGAATGTAAAAATAGGCGTGGGCACCTTCTTTATGCCTACCCTGACAGGTACTTTCCTCAATTCCTTCAATAGAGAGGACGTTACCCAACAATTTGCTAATTCTAATGAGCAAAACCAAATACCTGCGGCCGGCACAGAAAATGAAAACTACTCCTTAGTCGGTTTTTATGGCTTTCGCCCTGACGCTATCTTCACAGTCAAAGTATTAGGGGAATTAGAAAAGATTTCTGAATTGCAAGCCAAAGTCTTGGTTGAAAATACCGTAGCTGCTATTTCCAGTGCCTACTATCGATTAGTCTTGGAACAGCAGCGATACAATGTCTTACAAACCACCTTAGAACTTTCTCAGGCTCGTTTAGATATTGCCAAAGCACGCTACGAACTGGGGGGTGCAGGAAAAAGAGACTTTTTAACAGCACAAGTGGATTACAATGCTGACCTTTCATTACTCGTCAATCAGGACTTGATCATCAAAAATTCAAGAATTAACCTGAATGAATTACTGGCCCAAATCCCAAGCTATCAATACCAAGTAAATGATACAATTGTTGTCGATAAGAATCTCTTGCTGGAAGACTTGGTAGAGAATGCTTATATTCACAACAAGCAATTTCTAGTAGCACAGCGACAAGAGAATGCTGCATTTCTTTCTATTAAAGAGGCGCAAGCTGCCCGGTTGCCACAAATCAATCTTAATGCCGCTTATAATAAAAATACATTCACTTCCGAAGCTGGTTTCCTATTGCTTAATCAGCGTCAAGGGTACAATTATGGTGTAAACCTTAGTCTGCCCATCTTTTCAGGTCTCACGATTAATCGTAGAATCCAAAATGCCAAGGTAGAACGCAACAGTGCAAGTTTGGCTCTGCAGGATATGGAAATCCAAATGGTTTCTGATATTCAGCGAGCATACAATACTTACAATACAAATATTCAACTGTTGGATATTGAGTTTTCCAATTACAAAACAGCAGTGGAAAGTGCTGATATTGCTTTGGAAAGATTCAGACTAGGGATTGCAGATTACCTACAGTTTAGAGATGCTCAAGTCAATTTGCTGACAGCAGAAAACAGACTTTTGACAGCGCTTTTCAATATCAAAGAGATGGAAATAGAATTGATGCGCTTATCTGGCAGAATTTATTTTCAGGGAGATAGCGCTGGATTCAGGTTAGGCCTCCCTTAA